One part of the Truepera radiovictrix DSM 17093 genome encodes these proteins:
- a CDS encoding ABC transporter ATP-binding protein yields MPEAPLLELAKVTLRFGGIQALSQVSFTLREGEVAALIGPNGAGKTSVFNCICGFYTPQEGEIRLRGTRVSGLKPHRVARLGVGRGFQNIELFGTLSCLDNVLLGRHLHVRAGVLGALFAPRAWWRDETAQRRRAEELLELLELQPYRNFPVLALPYGVQKLIEVARALASEPRLLLLDEPTAGMTAEEKDEMMFRLLRLRAELGITLLVIEHDLRVVSRLAERIIVLDYGVKIADGPPGAVQRDPEVIRAYLGDTRLAEVSA; encoded by the coding sequence GTGCCTGAGGCGCCGCTACTCGAGCTCGCCAAGGTGACGCTCCGCTTCGGCGGCATTCAGGCGCTCAGCCAGGTGAGTTTCACCTTACGTGAGGGTGAGGTCGCCGCGCTGATCGGCCCCAACGGTGCGGGCAAGACGAGCGTCTTTAACTGCATCTGCGGCTTTTACACCCCGCAAGAGGGCGAGATCCGCCTGCGCGGAACGCGGGTGAGCGGGCTCAAGCCCCACCGCGTCGCGCGCCTAGGCGTTGGGCGCGGCTTTCAAAACATCGAGCTCTTCGGCACGCTGAGCTGCCTCGACAACGTGCTCTTGGGCCGGCACCTGCACGTGCGCGCGGGGGTTCTGGGGGCACTTTTCGCCCCGCGCGCCTGGTGGCGCGACGAGACCGCGCAGCGCCGGCGCGCCGAGGAGCTTTTGGAGCTGCTCGAGCTGCAACCCTACCGGAACTTCCCCGTGCTGGCGCTGCCCTACGGGGTGCAAAAACTCATCGAGGTCGCCCGCGCGCTCGCCTCCGAGCCGCGGCTTCTGCTCCTCGACGAACCGACCGCCGGGATGACCGCCGAGGAAAAGGACGAGATGATGTTCCGGCTCCTGCGCCTGCGCGCGGAGCTCGGCATCACGCTCCTCGTGATCGAGCACGACCTGCGGGTCGTGAGCCGCCTCGCCGAGCGCATCATCGTCCTCGACTACGGCGTCAAGATCGCCGACGGCCCCCCCGGGGCCGTGCAGCGCGACCCCGAGGTGATCCGCGCCTACTTGGGGGACACGCGCCTCGCGGAGGTGAGCGCGTGA
- a CDS encoding ABC transporter substrate-binding protein: MKRLFLSLLTLFGVALAQTPGVSDTEIRIGSFGPQSGPAAAWGTVMTAIGALFDHVNAQGGIHGRNLVLITRDDGYDPARSVAAVRELIDRERVFALVGGVGTANGLAVMPIVKREGIPWVSPSSGSSEFAAQSDGLIFATYTNYEVESALMTRYAVQDLESERIAIFYQNDGYGEEGLRGLEREVAALQEAGHDVTIVDRVSYERGETNMAVQALRLRGGEADTVVMYSTPGAAASLIAEFGRLEYTPRILASSTLLDPSLLANPGMQGALVATFMRLPSVIVGEGNGDPIADEVFNTIVVPYAPEAAQDPFRALAGVGFAQPLIVALEAAGPDLTREALLEALRGISGYDEGLFPNLDFTEGYQGNNSVMLLQMTPEGLRPASDYLTY; the protein is encoded by the coding sequence ATGAAACGACTTTTCCTCAGCCTCCTGACACTGTTCGGCGTCGCCCTCGCCCAAACGCCCGGCGTCAGCGACACGGAGATCCGCATCGGCTCCTTTGGCCCGCAGTCGGGGCCCGCCGCCGCTTGGGGCACGGTGATGACGGCTATAGGGGCGCTCTTCGACCACGTCAACGCGCAAGGGGGGATTCACGGGCGCAACCTCGTCTTGATTACCCGCGACGACGGCTACGACCCGGCGCGGAGCGTGGCGGCGGTGCGCGAACTCATCGACCGGGAGCGGGTGTTTGCGCTCGTCGGGGGCGTCGGTACGGCCAACGGTCTGGCGGTGATGCCGATCGTCAAACGCGAGGGCATTCCCTGGGTGAGCCCTTCGAGCGGCTCGAGCGAATTCGCCGCCCAGAGTGACGGGCTCATCTTCGCCACGTACACCAACTACGAAGTCGAGTCGGCGCTGATGACCCGTTACGCGGTGCAGGACCTTGAAAGCGAACGCATCGCCATCTTCTACCAAAACGACGGCTACGGCGAGGAGGGCTTGCGCGGCCTCGAGCGCGAGGTCGCGGCGCTGCAAGAGGCCGGCCACGACGTCACCATCGTCGACCGCGTCTCGTACGAGCGGGGCGAGACCAACATGGCGGTGCAGGCGCTGCGGCTGCGCGGCGGTGAGGCCGACACGGTGGTGATGTACAGCACCCCGGGGGCGGCCGCTTCGCTCATCGCCGAATTTGGACGCCTCGAGTACACCCCCCGCATCCTGGCGAGCTCGACGCTGCTCGACCCTAGCTTGCTCGCCAACCCCGGCATGCAAGGGGCGCTCGTCGCGACCTTTATGCGCCTACCCAGCGTCATCGTGGGTGAGGGCAACGGCGACCCCATCGCCGACGAGGTCTTTAACACCATCGTCGTCCCCTACGCCCCCGAAGCGGCGCAAGACCCCTTTCGCGCGCTCGCCGGGGTCGGCTTCGCGCAGCCGCTCATCGTCGCCCTCGAGGCCGCCGGCCCCGACCTGACCCGCGAGGCCCTTTTAGAGGCGCTTCGGGGCATCTCCGGTTACGACGAGGGGCTCTTTCCCAACCTCGACTTTACGGAGGGCTACCAGGGCAACAACTCGGTCATGCTCCTGCAGATGACCCCCGAAGGGCTGCGCCCCGCCTCGGACTACCTGACCTATTGA
- a CDS encoding branched-chain amino acid ABC transporter permease, with amino-acid sequence MAGLLQALVSGLAAGSIYALIALGLVLLYRTTNVLNFAHGEFGLLGTFVAFTLLHGAGLPYGLALLLSLLAALLLGGFNSLLLVKPGRAALAVGLGVLAGALAYGLAAAWWVTALVAVLTGVLAFARLEPTARTPNALGLIILTLGVSLALGGFYALYFGTDNKVIPPLVPDVPLRLGGAAVSQLSLLTSGIGVGLMLLLWLLLSRTKIGLAMRATAQREDVAKAMGLPVRTVLFATWGVSALLAAAAALLLAPTTLLSPAMMLDPISKGFVAAVIGGMTSLPGAILGGYVLGVLELLVGVYLSNEFRASFAFLAVLVVLVLRPHGLLGKPEVRRV; translated from the coding sequence ATGGCAGGGCTTTTGCAGGCGCTGGTGAGCGGCCTGGCAGCGGGCAGCATCTACGCGCTTATCGCCCTCGGGCTCGTCTTGCTCTACCGCACCACCAACGTGCTCAACTTCGCTCACGGCGAGTTCGGGCTCCTAGGCACCTTTGTCGCCTTTACGCTGCTCCATGGCGCGGGGCTCCCCTACGGGCTCGCGCTGCTCCTCTCGCTCTTGGCGGCGCTGCTCCTAGGCGGCTTTAACTCGCTTTTGCTCGTCAAACCAGGCCGCGCGGCGCTCGCGGTCGGTTTAGGGGTCTTAGCGGGCGCGCTCGCCTACGGGTTGGCGGCGGCGTGGTGGGTCACCGCGCTCGTCGCCGTCCTCACGGGGGTGCTGGCCTTTGCCCGTTTGGAGCCCACGGCGAGGACGCCAAACGCGCTCGGGCTCATTATCCTGACCCTGGGCGTCAGCCTCGCGCTGGGCGGTTTTTACGCGCTCTACTTCGGCACCGACAACAAGGTCATCCCGCCCTTGGTGCCCGACGTGCCGCTGCGCCTCGGCGGCGCGGCGGTGAGTCAGCTGTCGCTGCTCACGTCGGGGATCGGCGTCGGGCTCATGCTGCTCCTCTGGCTCCTGTTAAGCCGCACCAAGATCGGCCTGGCGATGCGCGCGACCGCCCAACGCGAGGACGTCGCCAAGGCGATGGGGCTGCCCGTACGCACGGTGCTGTTTGCCACCTGGGGCGTCTCGGCGCTGCTCGCCGCCGCCGCCGCGCTGCTGCTCGCCCCGACGACGCTGCTCTCGCCCGCAATGATGCTCGACCCCATCTCCAAGGGTTTTGTCGCGGCGGTCATCGGCGGCATGACGAGCCTGCCGGGGGCGATCTTGGGGGGCTACGTGCTCGGCGTGTTGGAGCTTCTCGTGGGTGTCTACCTCTCGAACGAGTTCCGCGCCTCGTTCGCCTTTCTGGCCGTGTTGGTGGTGCTCGTGCTGCGGCCGCACGGGCTTTTGGGCAAACCGGAGGTGCGGCGGGTGTAA
- a CDS encoding branched-chain amino acid ABC transporter permease, with product MRLLERYEQDLQHIKDAQGWVLLLGLLAALVLLPLVAPGYIVYNVTLFFVFSLVAVALMILVGFTGQVSLGHAGFLAAGAYTTAYLVSVGWPFVLALVAALLVSGALGVVIGLPALRLEGPYLAIATLGFGLAIQQILNNWRLVGASTGMLADRPRLLGVDFFGDTPFYFFTLVIVGFFVWLAFNLKRSHVGRAFVAIRDAELAAQMSGVDVARFKTLAFALSAAMTGVAGGLYGALLGYITPESFNLILSVKFLLMIVVGGLGFLPGAILGAAFITGLEVVLSAQQNRSQLLFGVVVILIMLLEPRGLYGRWQKVRRYWQTWPL from the coding sequence GTGAGGCTCCTAGAGCGCTACGAGCAGGACCTGCAGCACATCAAGGACGCCCAGGGGTGGGTGCTGCTGCTCGGGCTCTTGGCCGCCCTCGTCCTCTTGCCCCTGGTAGCCCCGGGGTACATCGTCTACAACGTCACGCTGTTTTTCGTCTTTAGCCTCGTAGCGGTGGCGCTCATGATCCTCGTCGGCTTTACCGGCCAGGTCTCGTTGGGCCACGCGGGCTTTTTGGCCGCGGGCGCCTACACGACGGCCTACCTGGTGAGCGTGGGGTGGCCCTTTGTGCTGGCGCTCGTCGCCGCGCTTCTCGTCAGCGGCGCCTTGGGGGTCGTCATCGGCCTCCCCGCGCTGCGCCTCGAGGGTCCCTACCTCGCCATCGCTACCTTGGGTTTTGGCCTCGCCATTCAGCAGATCCTCAACAACTGGCGCCTCGTGGGCGCCTCGACGGGGATGCTGGCTGATAGGCCCCGGCTGCTCGGCGTCGACTTTTTCGGCGACACGCCCTTCTACTTTTTCACCCTCGTGATCGTGGGGTTTTTCGTCTGGTTGGCCTTTAACCTCAAGCGCTCACACGTCGGGCGGGCGTTCGTGGCGATCCGCGACGCCGAGCTCGCCGCGCAGATGAGCGGGGTCGACGTGGCACGCTTTAAAACGCTGGCGTTTGCCCTCTCCGCCGCCATGACGGGCGTCGCGGGGGGGCTCTACGGGGCGCTCTTGGGGTACATCACGCCGGAGAGCTTTAACCTCATCCTGTCGGTGAAGTTCCTTCTCATGATCGTCGTGGGCGGCCTCGGCTTTTTGCCAGGGGCGATCCTCGGCGCGGCCTTTATCACGGGTCTGGAGGTGGTCTTATCGGCGCAGCAAAACCGCTCGCAGCTCCTTTTCGGGGTCGTGGTGATCCTCATTATGCTGCTCGAGCCCAGGGGCCTCTACGGGCGCTGGCAGAAGGTGCGGCGCTACTGGCAGACGTGGCCGTTATGA
- a CDS encoding AMP-dependent synthetase/ligase, giving the protein MTEARCLPALLAQREHDPGIAHRVKRLGLWQRIPWSAYARSVWALARQLIALGVEPGDRVAILSENRPEWLVADLAIQSAGGISVGIYTTNSAAGVRYVLAHSGAVGVILENAEQLEKWREVRASLPALRFAIALEPEGATDALAWDALMREAEALYARDPEPVAARVRALTPHDTALLMYTSGTTGNPKGVQLSHGNLLWSSASLTQALGYTARDEALSYLPLSHIVERNGAYAQLRAGFVISFVESLETFAQNLQEVRPTVLFAVPRVWEKLHARVELHMRENHTLKRALYSWALRAAHGPRRGAQRTLADLTVIHWLRLRLGLDRVRVAISGAAPISPSILLYFRALGLDLREGYGMTENSGLATIHQGEFRMGTVGTPFPGVEVRVAEDGEILTRSPGTFQGYWNDPEATAEAMAGDWLRTGDVGELDDAGHLRITDRKKDILITAGGKNIAPQKLENLLKASPFIGDAVVIGDGRKYLVALLVLDEDNVGRWATDKGVSYTTYTDLTRHPEVVKLIEGEVAAVNKGLARVETLKRFAILPKRLHFEDGEVTATMKVKRRAIAERYRDLIESLYEDAVGGRA; this is encoded by the coding sequence GTGACCGAAGCTAGGTGTCTCCCCGCCCTGCTCGCGCAGCGGGAGCACGACCCCGGCATCGCCCACCGCGTCAAGCGGTTGGGGCTCTGGCAGCGCATCCCCTGGTCGGCGTACGCGCGCTCGGTGTGGGCGCTCGCGCGCCAGCTCATCGCGCTCGGCGTGGAGCCGGGCGACCGGGTCGCGATCCTGAGCGAAAACCGCCCCGAGTGGCTGGTGGCCGACCTCGCCATCCAGAGCGCGGGGGGTATTTCGGTAGGCATCTATACGACGAACAGCGCGGCGGGGGTGCGCTACGTCTTGGCGCACTCGGGCGCCGTGGGGGTCATTCTCGAAAACGCCGAGCAGCTCGAGAAGTGGCGCGAGGTGCGCGCCTCGCTCCCAGCGCTGCGCTTTGCCATCGCGCTCGAGCCCGAGGGCGCCACGGACGCGCTCGCCTGGGACGCGCTGATGCGGGAGGCCGAAGCGCTCTACGCGCGCGACCCCGAACCGGTCGCGGCGCGCGTCCGGGCGCTCACCCCCCACGACACCGCCCTGCTGATGTACACCTCCGGCACCACCGGCAACCCCAAGGGGGTGCAGCTCAGCCACGGCAACCTGCTCTGGTCGTCGGCGTCCTTGACCCAAGCGCTCGGCTACACGGCGCGCGACGAGGCGCTCTCGTACCTCCCTCTGTCGCACATCGTCGAACGCAACGGCGCTTACGCGCAGCTCCGCGCGGGGTTTGTCATCTCCTTTGTCGAGAGCCTAGAGACCTTTGCCCAAAACCTCCAAGAAGTCCGCCCGACGGTGCTCTTTGCCGTACCGCGCGTGTGGGAAAAGCTGCACGCGCGCGTCGAGCTGCACATGCGCGAAAACCACACCCTCAAACGCGCCCTCTACAGCTGGGCGCTGCGCGCCGCGCACGGCCCCCGGCGCGGCGCCCAACGGACCCTGGCGGACCTCACCGTGATCCACTGGCTCAGGCTGCGGCTCGGGCTCGACCGCGTGCGCGTCGCCATCTCTGGGGCGGCGCCGATTAGCCCGAGCATCCTGCTCTACTTCCGCGCGCTCGGCCTCGACCTGCGCGAGGGCTACGGCATGACCGAAAACAGCGGCCTCGCGACGATTCACCAGGGCGAATTCCGGATGGGCACCGTCGGCACCCCCTTTCCAGGGGTCGAGGTGCGCGTCGCCGAGGACGGCGAGATCCTCACCCGCAGCCCCGGTACCTTCCAGGGCTACTGGAACGACCCCGAAGCGACCGCCGAGGCGATGGCCGGCGACTGGCTGCGCACCGGCGACGTCGGCGAGCTCGACGACGCGGGGCACCTAAGGATCACCGACCGCAAAAAGGACATCTTGATCACCGCGGGCGGTAAAAACATCGCGCCGCAAAAGCTCGAGAACCTCCTTAAAGCGAGCCCCTTTATCGGCGACGCGGTGGTGATCGGCGACGGGCGCAAGTACCTGGTGGCCCTCTTGGTCCTCGACGAGGACAACGTGGGCCGCTGGGCGACCGACAAGGGGGTCAGCTACACCACCTACACCGACCTGACGCGTCACCCCGAGGTGGTCAAGCTCATCGAGGGGGAGGTCGCGGCGGTCAACAAGGGGCTCGCCCGCGTGGAGACCCTCAAGCGCTTCGCGATCTTGCCCAAGCGCCTGCACTTTGAAGACGGCGAGGTCACCGCCACGATGAAGGTCAAACGCCGGGCGATCGCCGAGAGGTACCGCGACCTCATCGAGAGCCTCTACGAGGACGCTGTGGGGGGGCGCGCGTGA
- a CDS encoding glutaminyl-peptide cyclotransferase → MRCSVKSLGRRVATLVAASLLGGCSAQAAVPLVPEVLATYPHDPEAFTQGLLWDGGRLFESTGLYGASTLREVVPETGEVVRLVALDARYFGEGLALVGDRLIQLTWQEGTAFVYDRATFERVGTFSYEGEGWGLCFDGEALYMSDGSATLTRRDPETFEVLETVEVTLRGEPVALLNELECAKGRVYANVFTTDVIVRIDPASGRVQGVVDASALLSAEERARLTRDAVLNGIAYNPEADTFYLTGKLWPKLFEVRFVAP, encoded by the coding sequence ATGCGTTGTTCGGTTAAAAGCTTAGGGCGGCGCGTCGCCACGCTGGTCGCCGCGTCGCTGCTCGGCGGGTGCAGCGCGCAGGCGGCGGTGCCGCTCGTGCCCGAGGTGCTCGCGACGTACCCGCACGACCCGGAGGCGTTTACCCAGGGGCTGCTCTGGGACGGGGGGCGCCTTTTCGAGAGTACCGGCCTCTACGGCGCCTCGACGCTGCGCGAGGTGGTACCGGAGACCGGTGAGGTGGTGCGCCTCGTCGCGCTAGACGCGCGGTACTTCGGCGAGGGCTTGGCGCTCGTCGGTGACCGGCTGATTCAGCTCACCTGGCAGGAGGGGACGGCCTTTGTCTACGACCGCGCGACCTTCGAGCGCGTCGGGACGTTTTCGTACGAGGGGGAGGGGTGGGGGCTCTGCTTCGACGGCGAGGCGCTCTATATGAGCGACGGTAGCGCGACGCTGACGCGGCGCGACCCGGAGACCTTCGAGGTGTTGGAGACGGTCGAGGTGACCCTGCGCGGCGAGCCCGTAGCGCTCCTTAACGAGCTCGAGTGCGCCAAGGGGAGGGTGTATGCCAACGTCTTTACCACGGACGTGATCGTCCGCATCGACCCCGCTAGCGGGCGGGTGCAGGGCGTCGTGGACGCGTCGGCCTTGCTGAGCGCCGAGGAGCGCGCGCGTCTCACGCGCGACGCCGTGCTCAACGGGATCGCCTACAACCCCGAAGCGGATACGTTTTACCTGACGGGCAAGCTGTGGCCCAAGCTCTTCGAGGTCCGCTTCGTCGCGCCTTAG
- a CDS encoding FmdB family zinc ribbon protein, with protein MPVYVYRNLSTGETFEFEQRITEPALSTHPETGDPVKRLVQPVGIAFKGSGFYVTDSRRTGQEGKGGAKESSADSKGDKGN; from the coding sequence ATGCCCGTGTATGTCTACCGCAACCTGAGCACCGGCGAAACCTTTGAGTTCGAGCAGCGCATCACCGAACCCGCCCTGAGCACCCACCCCGAGACGGGCGACCCCGTCAAGCGCCTTGTGCAACCGGTCGGCATCGCCTTTAAAGGTTCGGGCTTTTACGTCACCGACTCGCGCCGCACCGGCCAAGAGGGCAAAGGCGGCGCCAAAGAGAGCAGCGCGGACAGCAAGGGCGACAAGGGCAACTAA
- a CDS encoding NAD(P)H-dependent glycerol-3-phosphate dehydrogenase — protein sequence MVSAHHDASTPPTRVAVLGAGAWGTVVARLLTHHVGLRVRLWARRPEAAEAMARLRENAPYVPGLRLPESLHVTSDLAEAVRGAEAVFVAVPSRGLREVMARLKALGGSSALVSCAKGLELGTFKRFSEVMAEYLPEAPLAALSGPNLALEIARGLPASATVASLEGALALRVQGWLNQPTFRVYTSGDLIGVEMGGALKNVVALAAGMSDGLGLGDNAKASLITRGLAEIVRLGVHMGGEEKTFYGLSGLGDLVATCSSRGSRNHLAGERLARGETLQDLEASRLTAEGIPTVRAVVVYAQEVGLELPIARAVYDVIYEGKAPQRVLGELMARGAKPEH from the coding sequence ATGGTGAGCGCCCATCACGACGCCTCTACGCCCCCCACGCGCGTCGCGGTTCTCGGCGCAGGGGCGTGGGGGACGGTCGTGGCGCGGCTTTTAACGCACCATGTGGGGCTTAGGGTCCGGTTGTGGGCGCGCCGCCCCGAAGCGGCCGAGGCGATGGCGCGCCTTCGCGAAAACGCCCCCTACGTGCCGGGGTTGCGGTTGCCCGAGAGCCTGCACGTTACCAGCGACCTCGCGGAGGCCGTGAGGGGGGCCGAGGCCGTCTTCGTAGCCGTGCCGAGCCGCGGCCTGCGCGAGGTGATGGCGCGGCTGAAGGCCCTCGGGGGCTCGAGCGCGCTCGTCAGCTGCGCCAAGGGGCTCGAGCTCGGCACCTTTAAACGCTTTAGCGAGGTCATGGCCGAGTACCTCCCCGAGGCGCCCTTGGCGGCGCTCTCGGGGCCCAACTTGGCGCTCGAGATCGCCCGCGGGCTCCCCGCTTCGGCAACCGTCGCCTCGCTCGAGGGCGCGCTCGCCCTGCGGGTGCAGGGGTGGCTCAACCAGCCGACCTTTCGGGTCTACACGAGCGGCGACCTCATCGGGGTCGAGATGGGCGGGGCGCTCAAAAACGTCGTCGCGCTCGCGGCGGGGATGAGCGACGGCCTCGGGCTCGGCGACAACGCCAAAGCGAGCCTCATCACCCGCGGCCTCGCCGAGATCGTCCGTTTAGGGGTGCACATGGGGGGGGAGGAAAAGACCTTCTACGGGCTTTCGGGTTTGGGCGACCTGGTGGCGACCTGCAGCAGCCGCGGTTCGCGCAACCACCTCGCGGGCGAGCGCCTCGCGCGCGGCGAGACCCTACAGGACCTCGAGGCGAGCCGCCTCACGGCCGAGGGGATCCCCACGGTGCGGGCGGTCGTGGTGTACGCGCAGGAGGTGGGGCTCGAGCTGCCGATCGCCCGCGCGGTCTACGACGTCATCTACGAGGGCAAAGCGCCGCAGCGGGTGTTGGGTGAACTCATGGCGCGGGGCGCGAAGCCAGAGCACTAG
- a CDS encoding ABC transporter ATP-binding protein: MSAIRATHLTKRYRRAHAVDDVSFEIQPGEIVGFLGPNGAGKTTTLRMLAGLVRPTAGEARILGARVPGPSLLSVGTMIEEPSFYPYLSGWDNLRHTALLHGALDEARIREVLAFVRLEDAARKKLSAYSQGMRQRLGLARALLSRPKVLLLDEPTNGLDPVGIAEIRENLREVARGGVTILISSHILAEIEKLVERVLVIEQGKLLFDGPLRSLTGRLEAASVTYVLAATDLAALRQALRGYGYTVAEEAGGRLSVQLPEADAAGLLARLASDGHSVTEARRREASLEDAYLRLVRADQRPA, from the coding sequence ATGTCGGCGATTAGAGCCACCCACTTAACCAAACGCTACCGGCGCGCGCACGCGGTCGATGACGTGAGCTTCGAGATCCAACCGGGGGAGATCGTCGGGTTTCTGGGGCCCAACGGGGCGGGGAAGACGACGACGCTGCGGATGCTGGCGGGGCTCGTGCGCCCGACGGCGGGCGAGGCCCGCATCTTGGGTGCGCGGGTGCCCGGGCCGAGCCTGTTGTCGGTCGGTACGATGATCGAGGAGCCCTCCTTCTACCCCTACCTGTCGGGGTGGGACAACCTGCGCCACACGGCGCTCTTGCACGGCGCTCTGGACGAGGCGCGCATCCGCGAGGTGCTCGCGTTTGTGCGGCTCGAGGACGCCGCGCGGAAAAAGCTCTCGGCCTACTCCCAAGGGATGCGGCAGCGTTTGGGGCTCGCGCGCGCGCTCCTGTCGCGCCCCAAGGTGCTGCTTTTAGACGAACCGACGAACGGCCTCGACCCCGTGGGCATCGCCGAGATCCGCGAGAACCTGCGGGAGGTGGCGCGCGGCGGGGTGACGATCCTCATCTCGAGCCACATCCTGGCGGAGATCGAAAAGCTCGTCGAGCGCGTGCTGGTGATCGAGCAGGGGAAGCTGCTCTTCGACGGGCCGCTGCGGAGCCTCACGGGGCGCTTGGAGGCGGCGTCGGTGACCTACGTGCTCGCCGCGACCGACCTCGCGGCGCTCCGGCAGGCGCTGCGGGGCTACGGCTACACCGTTGCCGAGGAGGCTGGCGGCCGCCTCAGCGTGCAGCTGCCCGAGGCGGACGCCGCCGGGTTGCTCGCGCGCCTGGCGAGCGACGGCCACAGCGTCACCGAGGCGCGGCGGCGCGAAGCGAGCCTCGAGGACGCCTACTTGCGCCTTGTGCGCGCCGACCAGCGGCCCGCTTGA
- a CDS encoding ABC transporter permease — MKGFLSTVRAELFKLARKRRTVVLAAFLWLLVPALLLFIGWLIQTRVAGTFADGGLNVRELVQLVASPVSIARNLLLLLGNLSPSLLIILVALTAALLMGEERTQNMWKTVLTVQPNRVAVLSGKLAAGMLYLGALLFGMFLSGLLWGALGTLFLPTTFGAGLGELAGLYALQWLFSLAALLFAFLMVWLLRSLTLGIVAIFFLPALLEGAYGFYQVVVGFERLNRFNALLQALRLRSTLEELPRYFFSTNLYAPAREPVAALARLFGGLGGDAAVQPGSTPFGNLLAPSLSHAALVMGVYALIFGVLLFWSFARRDIV, encoded by the coding sequence GTGAAAGGTTTTCTGAGTACCGTCCGCGCTGAACTCTTTAAGCTCGCCCGCAAACGCCGCACCGTCGTGCTCGCGGCGTTTCTCTGGCTGCTCGTGCCCGCGCTGTTGCTCTTTATCGGCTGGCTCATCCAGACGCGCGTCGCCGGGACCTTCGCCGACGGGGGGCTTAACGTCCGCGAGCTCGTGCAGCTCGTCGCCTCGCCCGTAAGCATCGCCCGCAACCTGCTGCTGCTGTTGGGCAACCTCTCGCCGAGCTTGCTCATCATCCTCGTGGCGCTCACGGCGGCCCTGCTTATGGGCGAGGAGCGGACGCAGAACATGTGGAAAACGGTCCTCACGGTGCAACCAAACCGCGTCGCGGTGCTCTCGGGGAAGCTGGCCGCCGGGATGCTCTACCTCGGCGCGCTGCTCTTTGGCATGTTCCTGAGCGGCCTCCTCTGGGGCGCGCTCGGGACGCTCTTTTTACCCACGACCTTCGGTGCGGGGCTCGGGGAGCTCGCGGGGCTCTACGCGCTGCAGTGGCTTTTCTCGCTTGCCGCGCTGCTCTTCGCCTTTTTGATGGTCTGGCTTTTGCGCTCGTTGACCTTGGGGATCGTCGCCATCTTTTTCTTACCGGCGCTCCTCGAGGGGGCGTACGGCTTTTACCAGGTGGTGGTGGGGTTCGAGCGGCTAAACCGCTTCAACGCCCTGTTGCAGGCGCTGCGGCTGCGGAGCACCTTAGAGGAGCTGCCGCGCTACTTTTTTAGCACCAACCTCTACGCCCCTGCCAGGGAGCCCGTCGCCGCGCTCGCGCGCCTTTTCGGCGGTTTGGGCGGCGACGCTGCGGTGCAGCCCGGCTCCACCCCCTTCGGCAACCTCCTCGCGCCCAGCTTGTCGCATGCGGCGCTCGTCATGGGGGTGTACGCCCTCATTTTCGGGGTGCTCCTCTTCTGGAGCTTTGCGCGCCGCGACATCGTCTAG